A segment of the Corynebacterium resistens DSM 45100 genome:
GTCACCCGTAAGAACAAGCGCAACAACCCGGATCGTCTGACCATCAAGAAGTTCGATCCGGTAGTCCGCAAGCACGTCGAATTCCGCGAGGAGCGATAATTTATGGCTAAGAAGTCCATGATCGCGAAGAACGAGCAGCGCAAGGAAATCGTCGCCCGCTACGCGGAGCGTCGCGCTGAGCTCAAGAAGATCATCAAGAACCCGAACACCTCTGACGAGGATCGTATGGAGGCGCAGTGGGAGCTGAACCGTCAGCCTCGCGACGCTTCCCCAGTCCGCGTTCGTAACCGTGACGCTGCTGACGGCCGTCCACGCGGTTACCTCCGTAAGTTCGGCCTGTCCCGTGTCCGTGTTCGCCAGATGGCTCACCGCGGTGAGCTGCCAGGCGTTCGCAAGTCCAGCTGGTAAAAGGAGCACTGCGAAATGAAGCGCAACAACATTAAGAAGGCGCGGATGGAGCAGTCCCGCCGCCCAAAGAAGAACCCACTCAAGGCCGAAGGCATTGAGACGGTTGACTACAAGAACTACGCTCTCCTGCGCAAGTTCATCTCTGACCGCGGTAAGATCCGTTCTCGCCGCGTCACCGGTCTGACCCCACAGCAGCAGCGCCAGGTTGCTACCGCTGTGAAGAACGCTCGCGAAATGGCTCTCCTGCCATTCCACAGCCGCTGATCCTTCACTTAGGACTCAGCACCAAGACGTTTAACAGACACGTTTTAAGGCCCGCCGGCCTGCACCTTCCTTTCGACGAAGGGCTCGCAAGGCGGGCCTTTGGCGTACCCTAAAGCACCTAAGGATCGAGCCACTCCCATTGTCTTTCAATTGACATCTTTGCCCCCACTCCGGCCGGCGAAACACAATTCTGCTAGCCTACTTTCCATGACAAATTACGATGCAAACAACCCTTTCGCCGGTGGCAACCCACCACAGAACAACGATGGCTTCGGCCAGAACAACAATGGTTACGGCCAAGCCGACCAAGGCTACGGTCAGGCTGGCTCCGCCTATGGCCAGGGTGGTCACGATAACCAGGGATACGGCCAGCCGAACCAGGGCTACCAGGCATTCCCGAACGCGGAGCACCAAAACAACATCGGCATGCAGCAAGGCGGAATGCAGTACCCAGGCGTGGGTTCACGCTTCGTCGCCTACTTCATCGACGGCGTTGTCAGCTCCATCGTCACGATGTTGATCTTCTTCCTGTTCTTCTACCGTGATTTCGCCGACGCTCTTGCCGCTGGTGACCAAGGCGCTACCACCAAGTACACCATCATCATCTCCCTAGTGACTTTGGTCATTTGGTACGCCTACCGCGTTCCAATGGAAGCGAAGTTCGGTGGCAGCTTGG
Coding sequences within it:
- the rpmG gene encoding 50S ribosomal protein L33, which produces MARNDIRPIIKLKSTAGTGYTYVTRKNKRNNPDRLTIKKFDPVVRKHVEFREER
- the rpsN gene encoding 30S ribosomal protein S14; protein product: MAKKSMIAKNEQRKEIVARYAERRAELKKIIKNPNTSDEDRMEAQWELNRQPRDASPVRVRNRDAADGRPRGYLRKFGLSRVRVRQMAHRGELPGVRKSSW
- the rpsR gene encoding 30S ribosomal protein S18, with amino-acid sequence MKRNNIKKARMEQSRRPKKNPLKAEGIETVDYKNYALLRKFISDRGKIRSRRVTGLTPQQQRQVATAVKNAREMALLPFHSR
- a CDS encoding RDD family protein, with protein sequence MTNYDANNPFAGGNPPQNNDGFGQNNNGYGQADQGYGQAGSAYGQGGHDNQGYGQPNQGYQAFPNAEHQNNIGMQQGGMQYPGVGSRFVAYFIDGVVSSIVTMLIFFLFFYRDFADALAAGDQGATTKYTIIISLVTLVIWYAYRVPMEAKFGGSLGRMATGTKVVTTNGQPVDFATAAKRNAFVLLASVANIVPFIGSLLGLAVYIAVGVTIGQSPYKQSFTDKFANAIVVRK